Part of the Caulobacter sp. SL161 genome is shown below.
TCCGGGCCCTGAGCCGCATCGGCCGTCATGAAACGGTTGCCTCTTGAGCGGGCCGGCCCTAGATCGCCTTGAACCCCTCCGAGGAGCCGTCCCATGACCCAGACCTTCGACCTGATCGTGCGTGGCGGCGAGGTGGTGAACCACGCCGGCCGGGACTTCACCGACATCGGCGTGCGCGGCGGCAAGATCGTCGCGATCGGCGACCTCGGCCAAGCCAGCGCCGGCGAGGTGTTCGACGCCACCGGCCTGACGGTCCTGCCCGGCGTCATCGACAGCCAGGTCCACTTCCGCGAGCCGGGGCTGGAGTGGAAGGAAGACCTCGAGAGCGGCTCGCGCGGCGCGGCCCTGGGCGGCGTCACCGCCGTCTTCGAGATGCCCAACACCGAGCCGACCACGACCGACCCGGACGCCCTGGCCGACAAGCTGGCGCGGGCCAAGAACCGGATGCACACCGACCACGCCTTCTATGTCGGCGGCACGCACGAGAACGCGACCTTCCTGGGCGAGCTGGAGCGCCTGCCCGGCTGCTGCGGCATCAAGGTGTTCATGGGCGCCTCGACCGGCTCGCTGCTGGTCCAGGACGACGAGGGCGTCGAGAACGTCCTGCGCCATGTGAACCGTCGTGCCGCCTTCCACTCGGAGGATGAATACCGCCTGGCTGAGCGCCGGAGCCTCGCCCGTCCCGGCGACTGGACCAGCCACCCGGAGGTGCGCGACGCCCAGGCCGCCCTGCAGTCGACCCACCGCCTGGTCCGCATCGCCAAGGGCCTGGGCAAGCGCATCCACGTGCTGCACGTGACGACCAAGGAAGAGATCGACTTCCTGGCCCAGAACAAGGACGTCGCCAGCGTCGAGGTCACGCCCCAGCACCTGACCCTGGTCGCGCCCGAGGCCTATGAGCGCCTGAAGGGCTTTGCGCAGATGAACCCGCCGATCCGCGAGGCCGACCATGTGGCCGGCATCTGGCGCGGGATCGAGACGGGCATCGCCGACGTGCTGGGCAGCGATCACGCCCCGCACACGCGCGAGGAAAAGGCCCGCCCCTATCCGGCCTCGCCGTCGGGCATGCCGGGCGTCCAGACCCTGGTGCCGATCATGCTGACCCACGTGGTTGACGGGAAGCTCTCCCTGGAGCGCTTTGTCGACCTGACCAGTCACGGCGTGAACCGCATCTTCGGCCTGGCCGACAAGGGCCGCATCGCCGAGGGCTTCGACGCCGACTTCACCATCGTCGACATGAAGGCCCGCCGCGTCATCACCCACGACTGGATGGCCACCCGCTCGGGCTGGACCCCCTTCGACGGCTTCGAGGCCAAGGCCTGGCCGGTGGCGACCATCGTGCGCGGCATCGTGGTCATGCGCGACGACGAGATCATCGCCGAGGGCAAGGGCGAGCCGGTGCGGTTCCTGGAAACGCTGGCGGGATAGGGGGCGCGCCGTCGATAGATGGCGTGACGGAAGGGGCGCTAGTCGGCGCTTGCTAGAAAACTCCGCCGACGGATCAACCAAAGCCGTTCCGCCTCGCCGGGCGCCATATCCACCGCCCGGTTGTAGGCCGCCAACGCCGCTTCCGTGCGCCCCAGCCGCGCCAGCAGGTCCGCCCTGACCGCGTGATAGGGCTGGAATCCCTCCAGCCGGTCAGCGTCCAGCGCCTCGACCTCGGCCATGGCCGCCGCCGGGCCCGCGACCTCCGCCAGCGCGACGGCGCGGTTGAGGCGGACGAACGGGTCTTCGCCCGCTTGCAGGAGCAGGTCGTACAGCGCCAACAGAGTCGCCCATGGCGGCGGCTCCGCCAGAGATCGCCGCAGAGCCCAGGCCGCGTGCAACGCCGCGCGCAGTTGGCGAGGCCCCGGACGGTTCAGCCGCGCGGCGCGGCGCAGCAGCATGTCGCCGTCGGAGATCCGGGCGCGGTTCCAGCGCCTGGGATCCTGCTCGGCCAGCGGGATCATGGCGCCGTCGGCGTCCAGCCGCGCCGGCCGCCGCGCCTCGGCGAAGCGCACCAGGGCGGCGAAGGCCAGGGCCTCGGGCTCCTCCGGCGTCAGGTCGGCCAGCACGGCGGTCAGGTCCAGCATTTCGCGGGCGTAGCCGGCGTGCGGACCCGAGCCGGCTGCATCCTCGTGAGCGCGGGCGTAGGCCACCTCCAGCGTCGAGAGCACGGCGGCCATGCGTTCGGGCCAAGCCTCGGGCCCGGGAACCTCGAACGACACGCCGGCCTCTGCAATCTTCTTCTTGGCGCGGGTCAGGCGCTGGAACATGGCCGGTTCCGCGACCAGGAAGGCCCGGGCGATCTCGGCGACCGACAGCCCGCAGACCAGGCGCAGGGTCAGGGCCGTGCGCGACTCCGGCGCCACCGCCGGGTGGCAGCAGACGAAGATCAGGCGCAGGCGCTCGTCCGGGATCAGGCGGTCGTCCGCCGTGAGGACATCCTCAGCAGAGGGCGACAGTTCGGGCTCTTCAAGAACGGCGCGACGCCTGACATTCCGTCTACGGATCATGTCGAGCGCGCAGCGTCGCGCCGCAGCGTAGAGCCAGGCCGCCGGATCCAGCGGCGGCGCGGCGGGCCACACCGCCGCCGCCCGCGCGCAGGCCTCGGCGTAGGCCTCTTCGGCCAAATCGAGGTCGCGGAAGGCGGCGGCCAGGGCGGCGACGATCCTGCCGCCGTCCCGCCGCGCCGTTTGGTCCAGAGGGCTCAATCTTCGTCGATGATCGGGCGCACCTCGACCGCGCCGTCGCCGGCGAAGGGGACGCGCTTGGCGATGGCGAGGGCGGCGTCGAGGTCCGGAACCTCGATCACGTAGAAGCCGCCCAGCTGCTCGCGCGCCTCGGCGTAGGGGCCGTCATGCAGGGTGTCGACGCCGCGCGACTTGCGCAGGGTGGTGGCGGTGTCCGCCGACTTCAGCCCCTGGCCGCCGCGCAGCACGCCCTGCTGGGCCAGCTCGGCGGCGAAGGCGCCGTGGGCCGCGATGATGGCCTCCAGGCTCATGGCGCCCTCTTCGGCGTAGACCGCTTCGTTCTCGTACAGCAGCAGGGCGTATTGCATGTTCGTCTCCCATGGGCGTGCGACCATCGCAGCGCCTCGACCCCAGAGACGCGCCAGTTCGGGGGGATTCGACAGCGGGCGCTAAAAAATGTCGAGAGGGGCCGTCACGCCGCATGGATTGAACAGCCGTATGACCCGCGACATAACAGGTCATGGACGGATCGCCCCTCGACACAGCCCCCTTCCGCGACGCTCGCTACGCGCCCCGCGCGCTGGAGGTCGAGCGACAGGGGCAGACGCTGATCCTGCGCAATCCCATGCCCTATTCGGACGCGGTGCGGACCACGACCGCGCCGTTGGCCCGCTGGGCCGCGCAGGCGCCGGACCGGGTCTGGCTGGCCGAGCGTGACGGCGAAGGCTGGCGGACGGTGACCTATGCGGACGCCAAGGCGCAGGTCGAGGCGCTCTCGGGCGGACTGCAAGGTCTGGGTCTGCGCCGAGGCCAGCCGCTGCTGATCCTGGCGCGCAACGGCATCGACCATGCCCTGATCGCCTACGCCGCCATGAGCCTGGGGGCCCCGGCCGCGCCGGTGTCGCCGCAGTACGGGCTGAAGGGCGCGGATCTCACCCGGCTTGCGCACGCCGTCGAACGGCTGAAGCCCGCCGCTGTCTACGCCGACGACGCCGAAGCGTTCGGCGACGCCCTGGCCGCGCCGTTCCTAGCCGGATTGCCGGTGGTGGTCAGTCGCCATGCCCGGCCGGGCGACGTCGCCTTTGAGGCGTTGCTGAAGAGCTCGCCGCTGGCGCCGACGGCCCAGCCAGACGACGTGGCCAAGCTGCTCTTGACCTCCGGTTCGACCGGCAAGCCGAAGGCGGTGGTCTGCACCCACGCCAACATCGCGCTGAACGCCGCGCAGATCGAGGCCTGCTACGCCGACCCCGAGCCGCCGGTGCTGGTCAATTCCGCGCCCTGGAGCCACAGCCTGGGGGCCAACGCCATCCTGCACATGGTGCTGCACCGGGGCGGCACGCTCCATATCGACGCCGGCCAGCCTGTGCCGGGGCGCTTTGGCGAGACGGTGCGCAACCTGTCCGAGGTGGCGACGACCTATCACAACATGGTCCCGGCCGGCTGGGCGATGTTCGTCGGCGAGCTGGAGCGCGACGAGGCCCTGGCCGCCAGGTTCTTCGAGAAGGTCCGCGTGTTGCAGTACGGCGGCGCCGCGATGGCCCAGTCGATCCTCGACCGCGTCCAGGCCGTGGCGGTGCGCACGGTGGGCGAACGCATCACCTTCGCCGCCGGCTATGGCGCGACCGAGACGGGGCCGACGGCCTGCAACATCCACTGGCTGAACGCCCGCTCAGGGATGGTGGGCCTGCCCACGCCCGGCACCGCCGTGAAGCTGGTGCCTGCCGGCGAGGGCGGCAAGTTCGAGATCCGGGTCAAGGGGCCACAGGTCTCGCCGGGCTATCTCGACCAGCCCGAGGCCACGGCCGAGGCCTTCGACGAGGACGGTTTTTACCGCCTGGGCGACGCGGCGCGACTGGCCGATCCGGAGGATCCGGCGGCGGGGCTGGTGTTCGACGGGCGCCTGGTCGAGAACTTCAAGCTGGCCAGCGGAACCTTCGTCGCGGCCGGCGCCCTGCGGGTGGCGGCGGTGTCGGCGATCGGCGGCGTTGTGTCCGACGCAGTGGTCTGCGGCGAGGGGCAGGAGGGCGTCGGCCTGATGCTGTTCGTCGACGCCAAGGCGGCCGAACGGCTGGGGAGCGCCGAGGCGGTGCGCGCGGCGATCGTCGAGGGTCTTTCGCGGATGAACGCCTCGGCCAAGGGCGGCGGCGGGCGGATCACCCGCGCCCTGATCCTGGACGGCGCCCCCGACGCGGCCAGCGGCGAGCTGACCGACAAGGGCTATATCAACCAGGCCTTGGCGCGGGATCGGC
Proteins encoded:
- a CDS encoding dihydroorotase; the protein is MTQTFDLIVRGGEVVNHAGRDFTDIGVRGGKIVAIGDLGQASAGEVFDATGLTVLPGVIDSQVHFREPGLEWKEDLESGSRGAALGGVTAVFEMPNTEPTTTDPDALADKLARAKNRMHTDHAFYVGGTHENATFLGELERLPGCCGIKVFMGASTGSLLVQDDEGVENVLRHVNRRAAFHSEDEYRLAERRSLARPGDWTSHPEVRDAQAALQSTHRLVRIAKGLGKRIHVLHVTTKEEIDFLAQNKDVASVEVTPQHLTLVAPEAYERLKGFAQMNPPIREADHVAGIWRGIETGIADVLGSDHAPHTREEKARPYPASPSGMPGVQTLVPIMLTHVVDGKLSLERFVDLTSHGVNRIFGLADKGRIAEGFDADFTIVDMKARRVITHDWMATRSGWTPFDGFEAKAWPVATIVRGIVVMRDDEIIAEGKGEPVRFLETLAG
- a CDS encoding RNA polymerase sigma factor, which encodes MSPLDQTARRDGGRIVAALAAAFRDLDLAEEAYAEACARAAAVWPAAPPLDPAAWLYAAARRCALDMIRRRNVRRRAVLEEPELSPSAEDVLTADDRLIPDERLRLIFVCCHPAVAPESRTALTLRLVCGLSVAEIARAFLVAEPAMFQRLTRAKKKIAEAGVSFEVPGPEAWPERMAAVLSTLEVAYARAHEDAAGSGPHAGYAREMLDLTAVLADLTPEEPEALAFAALVRFAEARRPARLDADGAMIPLAEQDPRRWNRARISDGDMLLRRAARLNRPGPRQLRAALHAAWALRRSLAEPPPWATLLALYDLLLQAGEDPFVRLNRAVALAEVAGPAAAMAEVEALDADRLEGFQPYHAVRADLLARLGRTEAALAAYNRAVDMAPGEAERLWLIRRRSFLASAD
- a CDS encoding YciI family protein: MQYALLLYENEAVYAEEGAMSLEAIIAAHGAFAAELAQQGVLRGGQGLKSADTATTLRKSRGVDTLHDGPYAEAREQLGGFYVIEVPDLDAALAIAKRVPFAGDGAVEVRPIIDED
- a CDS encoding feruloyl-CoA synthase, giving the protein MDGSPLDTAPFRDARYAPRALEVERQGQTLILRNPMPYSDAVRTTTAPLARWAAQAPDRVWLAERDGEGWRTVTYADAKAQVEALSGGLQGLGLRRGQPLLILARNGIDHALIAYAAMSLGAPAAPVSPQYGLKGADLTRLAHAVERLKPAAVYADDAEAFGDALAAPFLAGLPVVVSRHARPGDVAFEALLKSSPLAPTAQPDDVAKLLLTSGSTGKPKAVVCTHANIALNAAQIEACYADPEPPVLVNSAPWSHSLGANAILHMVLHRGGTLHIDAGQPVPGRFGETVRNLSEVATTYHNMVPAGWAMFVGELERDEALAARFFEKVRVLQYGGAAMAQSILDRVQAVAVRTVGERITFAAGYGATETGPTACNIHWLNARSGMVGLPTPGTAVKLVPAGEGGKFEIRVKGPQVSPGYLDQPEATAEAFDEDGFYRLGDAARLADPEDPAAGLVFDGRLVENFKLASGTFVAAGALRVAAVSAIGGVVSDAVVCGEGQEGVGLMLFVDAKAAERLGSAEAVRAAIVEGLSRMNASAKGGGGRITRALILDGAPDAASGELTDKGYINQALARDRRPKELARLFAEAPDAGVMVFS